The DNA segment ATAATTCTGTAAGAAGTTACTAGATGGAATTTTGTGCGCACACATAAAATAGGGAACTGCTGAAAATGGTGACTCTGCCAATTTATTAGCATTTATACAAGGCTGACTGAAAACAAAATGAAATGTTGTAAAAAGGTAATTCAAAAGGGTTAATTCTTCAAATTAAGAAAATGATCTTGAAGACAAAGTGACAATGTGCAGGAAAGAAAAGGAGCAATATCTTCATTGTTCATGCAGCATACCATTTGGATGACACATCCAAAGATTTTTGCAACATAATTCTACtacatttcaaaaattaatttattctGGTTCACCATTTGGATGGTTTTGTTAATGCTCTTGGATGAGATGGCTGTTTTGACTATAGAACGGGCATATTTCTATTCTGCAAGTAAACTACAAATATTCCAACAACAAAAGAAATGTGGTGCACATGGATTTTGTGTATGTATTTGTATGACAGATATCTGTATTTTCCATTTGCTCTTCTATCTTTTGTTTCCCATTTTCCTTCTACTTATGAAGCATGGATACTTCAAAATTGTTCACCGTATCTGTATAGTATCTGCGATTCTGTATAAGACATATTGGATATGATAATTGCAGGACATACTTCAAACCATGGTTtacagtaccgaactgtaccgcccggtatgggcggtacgtaccggtccgacaggttaccggtacgcggaccgcctgttaccggtccgagtacactgtagcactatagcagaactacagtactcggcacacctaaatataccgctcggtacacctgggtgtaccgctcggtataccgtaccgtaccggtaccgagcccaggtcgaaacatcggtacggtacggtattgcgaaccttgcttcaaACTACTAGAAAAATCTCTGGATACCATAATATACTTAGGTAACATTTTTTGGTAAAACTTTGATTTTTTAATCATAGAAACAGACTTCTTGCTATCTTCTCTACAACCTCGAAATATTATTTTGTAAAATAATATTGTCACGATGAATAGGTTATGGATGCCAGTGTCTACTTTTTGTGTAATGAGTCATTATAAAATAACTGGCTCTTCTAAGACAACCTTGTCATATAGGCAATTTATACTTCTAAGCATATTTGTTTATTGCTTTACTCATGCCATACCATGTTATTCTCTTATCTCTATCATGTCATATCGGTATTCTGGATCCAGACCTGTGCTCAATAGCTATGTAAATTACTTTTAATGAGAAAAGCATAAATGgtgttcatgcataaagaatgcaTGAAGTATAACAAGCAACAATGTCTAGATcattatggaaaaaaaaaaaaattgaaagatttggcTTACTTGAGCAAATGCATAGGCCAGGGCTGAGTACATCCCTGCTGCTCTTTCACGGTAAAAGACAGTCCTCTCAACGGCCACAATAGGCTGCACAATGATGGCATTGGTGGCCCCAAGGAAGAAAACAGCAGCATATATAGCGCCAAGTATCTCGAGAATGTCTTGTTGTTTGCTCCTGTTTATGTAGCCACATATGAGATTGTAATGGGAAAGCTATACATTGGTTCGATGAATGTACAAAGGATAAGTAGTTAAAAATCATATTCTTTATCAGCATATGTTGGAGCTTCTTCAATATACGAAAGTTTGATCTTTGAGAGACCTAAACAAAAAAGAAGATACAAATGAaaacattcaaaaaatattttattactgATCCTGTAAACATTTTCCCAGAATTTTGAGAGGAAAAAGCTTATCATTGTTATCTATTAATCACCTAAAAGGGGCTAGCACAAGTGTGACCCATTTTAGTAATGTATTCTAAAGTCAAAGTGATCGATATCAAGTAGGTCTTCTAACCAGCAATTGACTCACGGTTACTCATTTAGGTGGTTGGTTGCACAGAATCAATGCCTGTAAACATATTGGGACACTGGAAATACCAAGAAAGGAAAACCAAAAATCAAGAATGATGTCCTGGGGAAGAAATAGTCAAGGAACAAAACTTATTGTTAAAGATTATCAATGGCTTATCCAGGATTGTTATGACCCATAGGCTAGTATCAGTTCATCACAACCTTGCCATATGCAATCCACTGATTGCTGTGTTATTATGTGACATGTCCAAGCAGATCAAGTGGACATTCACATGCCTACTGTTATCTATTAATGTTTTATGCAGCGTGTACATAAGTTGGCAAAAGTACATTGTTGGCTTGCAGAACAGAAGCCAATGTCTTTGCATGAATTAGGCTCTGTAAGTCCTAACAATGGTTTATTAACCTAAGTCATATAATAGCTCGACTATATAACTAACATTCTGGGATTGGAGTAGTTTAACTATTcaacttttatttttctttcataaaatgTCTAATTATTCAACCTTTATGTTTCTTTCATAAAATCTTAATGCAGTTAAAAAGGTTTTTTTCTGCTATGATTTGATCAGCAATTTACTAAACCACGAAAGCTTTAAGAAAAATGCATATCATTTAAGCATATGAGTCGTGAATCACAATTTAAAAATATTaggttggctctgatactaaatgtcatgacccgggccCCTGATAGGTTAAttagcctatcaacttcatttagtcaaaatcattgatcaaaatgcttaagctaaagttaataataatacactcatcatacccttataagtcaattttaatttTGCTCGCTTCTAATCGAGGGTGTTACAGTTACGTGGGCCACAAGAGAAAGGGATTATGTCAAACTATTTACTATCTAAAGTCTAAACATACATAAGCATATACAAGGATTTTACGACCTGTTGAGGGAGGCAGGTTCCTGCTCATCTACATGCGGCTACACCACAGCCACATTTTGGGATTATCAGCCACCAAATTTTTGAAGTGAAGGGATTATTAGCCACATTTTGGTTTCAGATGCAATATGATATATACTTAATTTAAACATGAAGACACAGTTTTAAAAGTTCTAATAGGTTAAtagacaggaaaattatgtgtttaacgatattcatcaaataattaagtATGAATGATACCTTTTTGGGCTAAATATACTGCTTACCTTCTATTTCTATACACAGCGAcaaggaaaatgaagaaaaaaattggaaaaAATTAAGAAACTTACATCTTTCCACCCTTTTGCCAAAACACTGAGCCGAATATAAGGCCTATGACAATTGTCATGAAGAACCGGATGGCATTGTATTCTGGGTTTCTCCAATAAGACCAGTACTGTTTCCAAAAACATGCTTTGCATTGGGTACTGAATCTCTGGGAATATTTTGTAGGAAAATATAGATCTTTTGAATCTGGTGCAGGAATGCTCAATTCCTTGATAAGTTCTTGATTTTTTCTGAATGATACAAAGTGGAGAATAGTAAAATGATTTTAATGTATGTTTGatagtttttttttactttgattaTGAAGTATGAACTATATAGCATCTACTTACTGATAAAGAGGGGAACAAGCATAAACTTCAACAAAATCCAGATTCACGCTAGACTCAACTGAAGGAGAGCTTATCTCCAGCATCCATGTTGCAGGGTTATAACCTTCAGTAATCTTGGGTATCCCTGGAATTGCCTGCAGGATGGTTTTCTTGATAAAGTCATGATTAAATGTGGACTTTACTGATAACAAATCACTCTATTTATACTTTCTATGCCATAATTGCACCTATGGATCTACAAAATATTACTATTATTTAGAAACAATAAGCGGCAGGACAAAAACTATAACAATTTTGTCTTGGTTTATGCAGCAACTGTTTACAATAACAATTGTTGAAATTTCAATCTACAATGAAAACAATTGTTTATACACTTAAATGACTTATTCAACTTCAGAATTGAACTAAGCAGCACTTTTCCTAGAAGAAGTCCAAAAGATAACAGCAATGATATTAATCAGGTAATAGTaatacatgaaaagaaattgtacATATACAAAGTTGCAGAAAATAAATTTTAGTTTTATAAGTAATCATGTGACATGATTTAGTTTTTATTATCACTAAATGATTGGATATTCTCATTCAAAAGAACTTAGAAATCAGAAAAAAGACTCACTTCAAAGTATTCTATAAGTTTGTGAGAGTAACGACCAAGGGGTCCAGCATATATAATTTGACCTCCTGTCTTCATCAGAAGTAGCTggagacagaaaaaaaaaaaaaaaaagagttcttcTCTGACCAATGTACATTAGGATAAAAAGCAAGTTGAATCGGAATAGATACtgcataaaaataaatttaagggaATATGAACCTCATCAAAAGCTTCAAAAATATCTATGCTTGGTTGGTGGATTGTGCAAACAACAGTTCGGCCTGTATCCACTGTATTTCTCACTGTTCGCATAACTATCGCTGCAGTTCTAGCATCAAGGCCTGACGTTGGCTCATCCATAAAGATGATGGATGGGTTTGCAACCAGTTCAACGGCAATCGTGAGTCGCTTTCTTTGTTCAATTGATAAGCCATCAACCCCCGGAAGGCCAACCAAAGAATCTCTCAGTGTATCAAGTTCTACCAGCTCCATAACCTCCTCCACGAACATCTACGGTTTGCAAACACAAAACTAACTGTTACTTTTGTTTAATGATGGATTAAAAAGAGGAGAACAGAAATGCAAGTAGGATGCAGGAATACACATGAATGTCTCCCTCACAAAAGATATGGTACAGATTAGAAATAAAAGATGTGGTACTACTTAAGTGTTGCAAAATGGAATATCGGCCAATACTAGGACTTATTTCCGATCCTcacaaaaagcaaaaaaaaaaatcaaaagtgaaCACTGACCTGTTGTGTTTTCTTGTCTATTTCTGAATCAAGACGGAGCCAAGCAGAGTAAACGAGTGATTCATAGACAGTCACATATGGTGAGTGAATGTCATTTTGTTCACAGTAACCACTTATCCTATCAAAAGTCTCTTGCTTTTTAGGATAACCAGAAATGCTGATGCTCCCTGAAATATAACCACCAGTTTTTCTCCCTGCCAGGACATCCATCAATGTAGTCTTTCCTGCACCGCTAACTCCAACTAGTGCTGTCAGCACACCTGGCCTAAATGCACCACTTACATCAGATAGCAATTGGAGACGATCTTCTTGGATTCCTTGGTTCTTCATTTCCTGATCCAGAAGGGgggaaaaaaatatcacaagaattttctttttttttgttacttCTGTGAaaaaatagtgaccaaacaaatGAGACAATTCCTTAACATTCTTCAAACAAGAAAAGAGAtaccattgtttttttttttttttttgaactaagAAACATTCTCTATAATTCGCATGCATGTACACATTATGTAAAGTGCGCAAGAAAAATTAAATAACCTTTTAAAGCTATGACCTAATGAATACAACAAAAATAAGGAATGTGGCAGCTCATACCAAATGAAACCACTAAAAAGAATTTGCAATCATGTCTAATTCTCAGAGTTCAGATAGTGATCTTATTCCAGCATTAGTTTGCTCCTGAAAGTAGAGAATGGCATGTTTCATGCAAAAATGTATCAAACTCATTATTTAGCATCAACTAAGGAACGTCAGGCAGCTGAACATCCAAGCGAAGCTAGACAAATTGAGTTTCAGTCTATCAATCAGCAAGTAGTTACAACAAACTGGATATGCATCAATACCTACAGTCCATTCAATAATGATTCTGTTGATTCAAATTGTGTGAGTCCATAATTACTACTAACTCCAATCTCCAAAATGGTTGTCAGATGTTGAAACATAAATTAACCAAGAATGAGAAAAGGCACACAGGATTTGTGCAAATAACCATGATTTCGTTAAAATTTAAAGAACTTCAATAATACAGTTGTGATTATTCACTTACAGCAGGCATGTCAACATAGTAGTTCACATGATTGAAAGCAAGAGAGAGAGGCTGGAAAGGCAGAACCATTCCCCTCCTAGCTGGACACACTGAAGAATTAAAACTCTCAGAGCTGTTCCTCCTGGCTGCAACTGCATCAACATCTACGAAAATAAGAAACATTAAATCAATTGAACAACCAAATgaaaagaaatcaaattcacTTAAGATATAGTGTAGCCTCAAGAGTGCTGCTGCAAATATCTGATACAACAGCGTTATAAGAGAATGACCGGGTCACTAATTATTCTCAACCTGGGTCTGTTAGTCATATGCCCCAGCTATTAATTTCATATGTTGTTGATTACCAAATTATtcaaatatcataaaaattgcaatCCCTCATAATGTTATGCCTAAATTATGGCTCAGTACATAGAAAACTAAATCATAAAGGTTGAGTGTATAGTCATCAAAAGCTATCCTGTACTTGGTTACTAGAAACGAGATGCTACAATAAACATCAAGGCACAATGAGAAAGATGAATGCAATTAAACCAGCTAACCGGGTATATCAGGTGCAGTAGACCTCCTGTCACTTTCTATCAATTCAAACCTCTGATCTCCACCTGAtgagttctttcttttcttaCTTTCCAGTTCCTCATCAACAATCATACTTTGAGAACTTGCAATAGCTACAATGAGCAAATTTAGTTCATGTGAGGAAACACTAGATCAATGAAATGAAAAACAGAAAAATTTAATGGAGATCGGCTACTTACGGTTCAAGAAAGTTAGTGAAAGGATAAACAATATATTGAACAGAATAACAAAGCCTATGAGGGCACCAATAGAGACCCAATACCAATATCCATTGACAAACATTCCTCTAGATTTTAAAATAGCAGTTCCTACAGTTGCTGCATCTATGTTGGCATCATTGTTTGGCTGTAACAGAGATAAAGAAAGCATACATTACATTTGGAATATGACTTTTTACTGAACATGCATTCATTatttccaaaatctgaaaacatcAGCATCACCCTTTTAGAGAAACTATACATGCATAGCTATATTCATATGGCATTCAAAGAAAGGTTACATGATAAAAATCTTACGGCGCCCCATCTTGGATCAAGGAACTCATTAATGGCTATAGCATTCTGCCCATACATCAATGGGGAACTCCAGAAGCCCCATTTCCACCATGGTTTGATGTCATCTGTCACATAAAAAAAGAACAAATTTGAGATGTAATCCTACAAGAATCCAAATATCACAAAGTAAATTAAACAATTTGTCATCAGATGACAACTTCTGTTTTGAAAGATAGGTTATTAATTAAAGTAGcaagattttttttcatatacAAAGTATTAATTAAAAGAGGTCATGTACAAAGAAACAAGCAAAGAATCATACATCAGATTACCTTTAGACATGACAAATCCTCCTAGAACAAAAACAAGAAGCACAGAAAACGTTCCAAATGTATTAGCTATAACCATTGTTCTTCCAGTTGCAGCGATGAAGCGGAATAGAGCAAGGGCCACTTGATGTACTAGGAGAAGTACCAGGAACTGGCTGAAGAACCTGTCAAATTATGAAAAGATTGAGATGGCGAATTTTCATTTATCCTATATATCATGTCATTGGAAAAAAGGTGAAGCACTTTGAACATATCTGATCCTTTGTAGAATCATTTTAATTGCTAAATCCTGaataataaaatagaaagaaatattTGAGTACTCACCGGCCTGTAGCAGGAGCAAAACCAATCGCATAATAAGTAAGAAAAATCCATATTCCAGTGTCCAGTAAAGAAAGGGGAATCTTGAGGAGCCAATATGACAGGCCAAAAGCCCAAGGAGGGTAAAACAAGAAATCTCTCTGTTTATAGAACACCGGGAGCTTGTAAATAGTCATTGACAGTTCTGCCATACCATTAAACATCACGTTTATCAAACTGTAAAACAGTGCACCGTAGAACTTGTTACCATCAGGAATTGTCTCGTGGGGCATTTTTGTTCTCAGAAACACGGTCATGGCTATAAATGAAAGTACAGTTATCTGGAAAGTCTTAAAAGCATAGATGAAAGAGTTGCGCTTCATTAGCAACCACTCCCTTGATAAACATGCCTTGAGAAGTTCCCAGTTAGAAATGCCATATTTCTCTGTGGTCAGTGCAGCAGGATGGGCTCTAGATTTATCATAAGGAACACTAAGCTCCTCTGAGAGCTGTTTCCCAACATGAAAGGACTTGAAAAGCTGCACAAACTCGGAGACCGAAATATAATGGTATTGGTTTTTGTTAGACCAGTACTGTTCTTGATCCTTTTTTGAAGTTACCTCTTGAAGAAAGTCTGTGATTCCTTTTCTTTTGGGACACTTGAAACCAACGGACTCAAAGAACTCAAGGACATTCTCTCGAGGACCTTGATAGAGTATTTGTCCCTCAGACAATAGAATAATGTCATCAAAAAGTTCAAATGTCTCTGGTGCAGGTTGAAGAAGAGAAATCAGCACCGTCCCATCCATGACATGAACCATCTGTCTAATAAATTTAACTATTTGAAAGGTGGTAGAACTGTCGAGTCCAGTTGATATTTCATCCATGAAGAGTGCTCTCGCAGGCCCAGCCAACATCTCTCCTGCAACCAAGAACCAACATGTTTACCTTCTTAAGCATGCGATGATTAAGAACAACAGAATAAAAATCAAAACAAAGCTAAACACGTTATTAGCTTCAGAAGTACAACAAGGATACTAATTCCTTTATGACTGGAGACCTGATGCTTATGATTGATGATAGAAATGCCAGCACAGCAAACAAGCTGAAGAGAAGAAACACCCACTCCTTGTACTAATAAAAACAGAAATTATTATGCTTAAACAACATGCTAGGCTCCATCGATCTTGAATTATATGATTGTTAGGGTATTTACACCAATCATGATAGAGCAAACTAAGATGATATCATTCTTCATGATGGTGCTTCAGTTGTAGATGACAACAGGATTTTCCCCTAATAGTTTATTCTGCTTATTTCTGAATTGCATGTGCTTTTTTATTGGAATTTGTATAAAACACCTAGTTTCTTTAGAAAATTTCTCAAGTAGCATAGTTCCTGAACATGCGAACTTCATGTGAAATTGTTCTTGTTGGGTTAGAGATTCTACCAAATTATTTAATGTGTATAATACAATAAACATGCCTTGGCAGAATTTAGTAGAAACTGTTGATAAGCTGGGGAGTCCATGGTAATTAGATGCCTAACACACATAGGTGTCGAAGCCCATCCAATTGGATGAACAAAGAAGTTTGGTTAGCAAGGATCTGCAAATGGCACTTGACAGCAATCTAAATCTCTTAGCGATGGACATAGTTATTGCTACACACCAGTTGTCAACCGTTTCTTTTGGCCCCCAGAAATGCCTCTTCTCATCTCATCACCAACAAGGATGTCTGCACAGATATCCAATCCAAGTGCCTGTTTCCAGAATTTCAGGAATTAGCAATGACATTTACAGATTGACCAGTGATAGAGCTGCAATTATAGAGATGTACGCATGAACCTTGAGAATGTAATCTGTTGCTACACTGGTTTTCTGCCCTTCCATTGCAGTAGCCTTCATGAACACATCAATCTCGGGGTCTGGTTTAATTCCTGCATCCTTCTCTCGTCTTGACAATTCTGACAACATTTCATACCTTGTTCCCACGCCCAAACACCGTCCTGAGAAATCCAAGGTTTCTCGTACTGTCATCTCACCATTGTGAAGGTCCAACTGACTAATGTATGCACAAGTTCGTTGGGGAACAAATTCTGAAAGCTCATGGCCACAATATGTGATTTTACCAAATTCCTGCTGGCAAGGCAAGCACATCAAATGCACATATCTGTATATTATACAAAACCATCTATGCATTTTAGCACACGATATCAGAGACAATTGCATATGCATGTATGATGGTAGAGACCGGGGACACGCACCCTCAGATTTTTATCAAGTTTCCCAGCCAGGGCAAGCAAGAGTGTTGTTTTCCCCGAGGCTGGAGGTCCAAGAAGCAATGTCATCCTGAGAATGAATTAGAAATTAAAggatgaaaaaaagaaaatcatagTGATGTCTGTTTTGAGTTCATAGAACTTTTTCAGAATACAAACCAAACTGGAACTTCATCGAAAAAGTGAATAACATGCTTCAACATTTCATTTAAATTGCTTTTTGTGGCAATATAACTGGGAAGTTACTTTTGCTATTTTTTTTGCTTTCAGGTACTCAGTTTGAGTGTTGGCATGGTCCATCACTGCTTGGATTCATATGCAAAGGATTATACTGTGAAGGAATATGTTAGAGCTTAAATACATTTTTAGGTCTGTCCGTATCAGTTCAAACTTTTAGGAGACGGCTTGTACTTGATTTCTCTTGCGGTTACTATCTCAAAGTGAATGCTGTGGAAAGATCACTATCATGTTGGGCAGATGGCCCattattcagcccatagtgggctttaatTACCCACAGCCAACTTTAGCCTTCTTTCTTCCCATTTaacctaaaccctaactcttttgACTAAGAAAAAGGGGAGAACAGTGgctctggaaaagagaaaagcagcgGTGGCAGTTGAGGACAGGAAaacaagagaaaaaggaaatgaaagaagacaatgatagcccaaaagctgttctcaatcatcaagGCAGTGTTCTTATCTCAAATCAAATTTGCAGCGAATTCTTATTGTGATCACTCGGAGAGATTTTGGATATTGTACATAGTGACAAtctttgtatcccagttattctcttgtgattgttactttggttttgggcaaaagactctGAGATTTatacattcattatttttataatagattTTCTCTGACTTGGCCAGTGATTTTTTACCCTTAACGTTGGAGGGGTTTTCTACGTAAATCTTGATATCctaatttgattgtgattttcgtTTAATTCCGTTACGTGTTACGAACCGGTAAAGTTCTCTTTTTATCCCATCATATCAGGTGACCAAAGTCACAAGAGCTTTTTAATATGCTACAGTGAGGAGCTTTTAGAATTTATTTCAAGCAAGGCTTCTAGGATTCTAAAACTGAAAGGACTTTGATGCCTTTTGCTCTCATACTTTTATTGAAATAAAAATAGATATGGGTTGGaatatttctcaaaaaaattaatGATTAAAAGCGGTTGGCAAGGCAAAATTTTCCAGAAAATTTGGTTTGCTTACCTTGCTGGTTTCAGTATCCCGCTGACATCATTCAAAATTTTTATGGTCCTTTTCttggatggagaaagatttagaaGACCAATAATTCCCTGAATGTTACACATCGAAGAGAGAAAAGAAACATCATATGGACATGAAGGATTTTACAAATGGTTTATAATGACGTAATAAAAAACTTGATTCGTGAGCTTTTTCTAACCTAGCTTGTTAGGAAGAAGTAAAACTTGATAGATCtttacaagaaaataattttaaaaaaaatccctCCGAAGAATCATAATTGGTTCTTATGTGACTATCGATGGACTAAAACCCTCTTCTCTCTAAGTCGACAATAGTAGGAATGGAACTTTTTAGGAAATAGGGACACACCAAAACATTTAGCATTAAAGCTTAAAATGTGACACCATAGTACCTAAATAACAAGCCAAAATAAGATCATAAAACTATGTCCAAATGTAGATCTGGAAAGGTAAATATGAACTGATGTATGCTACTGTTTTAGGGACAGAACTAGGACTAGCAACCACGATAACAAAAATGTCACAGGACATAAAGATTATCAAATGAAGAAGtttctttctctatttttttttccttttttttttttttgttcttctcttgGTTATCATTAAATTTTTAACAAAAGACAGATAGTAGTAATGGTTTCTTATGTTGTTTGCTCTGGATTAAAACACTAGAAAAGTTTCTCCCTGACAAAAAACTTGAGGTGCGGGATAATATTCAGATTCGGCAAACAATGAGATGATTTTGGGTTCAGTGAGTACCTCTAAGATGTTCAGAGTGGAGTTCCACAAGGTGGGAAGTGCTCTGCTTCCCACAGAAACAT comes from the Musa acuminata AAA Group cultivar baxijiao chromosome BXJ2-8, Cavendish_Baxijiao_AAA, whole genome shotgun sequence genome and includes:
- the LOC135618856 gene encoding pleiotropic drug resistance protein 2-like isoform X4; amino-acid sequence: MVSSSRRSWGAAFRDPKDVFRRSRGEEGEEEENLKWAALEKLPTYDRMRKGILRQVVEDGRVVFDEVDVHRLAHRDRKLLLDRLFKVAEEDNERFLERLRHRIDRVGLELPKIEVRYENLSVEADVSVGSRALPTLWNSTLNILEGIIGLLNLSPSKKRTIKILNDVSGILKPARMTLLLGPPASGKTTLLLALAGKLDKNLRQEFGKITYCGHELSEFVPQRTCAYISQLDLHNGEMTVRETLDFSGRCLGVGTRYEMLSELSRREKDAGIKPDPEIDVFMKATAMEGQKTSVATDYILKALGLDICADILVGDEMRRGISGGQKKRLTTGEMLAGPARALFMDEISTGLDSSTTFQIVKFIRQMVHVMDGTVLISLLQPAPETFELFDDIILLSEGQILYQGPRENVLEFFESVGFKCPKRKGITDFLQEVTSKKDQEQYWSNKNQYHYISVSEFVQLFKSFHVGKQLSEELSVPYDKSRAHPAALTTEKYGISNWELLKACLSREWLLMKRNSFIYAFKTFQITVLSFIAMTVFLRTKMPHETIPDGNKFYGALFYSLINVMFNGMAELSMTIYKLPVFYKQRDFLFYPPWAFGLSYWLLKIPLSLLDTGIWIFLTYYAIGFAPATGRFFSQFLVLLLVHQVALALFRFIAATGRTMVIANTFGTFSVLLVFVLGGFVMSKDDIKPWWKWGFWSSPLMYGQNAIAINEFLDPRWGAPNNDANIDAATVGTAILKSRGMFVNGYWYWVSIGALIGFVILFNILFILSLTFLNPIASSQSMIVDEELESKKRKNSSGGDQRFELIESDRRSTAPDIPDVDAVAARRNSSESFNSSVCPARRGMVLPFQPLSLAFNHVNYYVDMPAEMKNQGIQEDRLQLLSDVSGAFRPGVLTALVGVSGAGKTTLMDVLAGRKTGGYISGSISISGYPKKQETFDRISGYCEQNDIHSPYVTVYESLVYSAWLRLDSEIDKKTQQMFVEEVMELVELDTLRDSLVGLPGVDGLSIEQRKRLTIAVELVANPSIIFMDEPTSGLDARTAAIVMRTVRNTVDTGRTVVCTIHQPSIDIFEAFDELLLMKTGGQIIYAGPLGRYSHKLIEYFEAIPGIPKITEGYNPATWMLEISSPSVESSVNLDFVEVYACSPLYQKNQELIKELSIPAPDSKDLYFPTKYSQRFSTQCKACFWKQYWSYWRNPEYNAIRFFMTIVIGLIFGSVFWQKGGKMSKQQDILEILGAIYAAVFFLGATNAIIVQPIVAVERTVFYRERAAGMYSALAYAFAQVSIELIYIPPLGLLYSLLLFPMIGFSWRADAFLWFFFFIVICFVYFVLYGMMVIALTPNHHIASILSSFFYNFWNLFAGFVIARPLIPVWWRWYYWGDPVSWTIYGIVSSQLGTKDDLVAIPGAGSLTVKQFLKDNLGFQHSFLGCVALAHLGFVLLFFLIFGYSIKYLNFQKK
- the LOC135618856 gene encoding pleiotropic drug resistance protein 2-like isoform X7 translates to MTLLLGPPASGKTTLLLALAGKLDKNLREFGKITYCGHELSEFVPQRTCAYISQLDLHNGEMTVRETLDFSGRCLGVGTRYEMLSELSRREKDAGIKPDPEIDVFMKATAMEGQKTSVATDYILKALGLDICADILVGDEMRRGISGGQKKRLTTGEMLAGPARALFMDEISTGLDSSTTFQIVKFIRQMVHVMDGTVLISLLQPAPETFELFDDIILLSEGQILYQGPRENVLEFFESVGFKCPKRKGITDFLQEVTSKKDQEQYWSNKNQYHYISVSEFVQLFKSFHVGKQLSEELSVPYDKSRAHPAALTTEKYGISNWELLKACLSREWLLMKRNSFIYAFKTFQITVLSFIAMTVFLRTKMPHETIPDGNKFYGALFYSLINVMFNGMAELSMTIYKLPVFYKQRDFLFYPPWAFGLSYWLLKIPLSLLDTGIWIFLTYYAIGFAPATGRFFSQFLVLLLVHQVALALFRFIAATGRTMVIANTFGTFSVLLVFVLGGFVMSKDDIKPWWKWGFWSSPLMYGQNAIAINEFLDPRWGAPNNDANIDAATVGTAILKSRGMFVNGYWYWVSIGALIGFVILFNILFILSLTFLNPIASSQSMIVDEELESKKRKNSSGGDQRFELIESDRRSTAPDIPDVDAVAARRNSSESFNSSVCPARRGMVLPFQPLSLAFNHVNYYVDMPAEMKNQGIQEDRLQLLSDVSGAFRPGVLTALVGVSGAGKTTLMDVLAGRKTGGYISGSISISGYPKKQETFDRISGYCEQNDIHSPYVTVYESLVYSAWLRLDSEIDKKTQQMFVEEVMELVELDTLRDSLVGLPGVDGLSIEQRKRLTIAVELVANPSIIFMDEPTSGLDARTAAIVMRTVRNTVDTGRTVVCTIHQPSIDIFEAFDELLLMKTGGQIIYAGPLGRYSHKLIEYFEKTILQAIPGIPKITEGYNPATWMLEISSPSVESSVNLDFVEVYACSPLYQKNQELIKELSIPAPDSKDLYFPTKYSQRFSTQCKACFWKQYWSYWRNPEYNAIRFFMTIVIGLIFGSVFWQKGGKMSKQQDILEILGAIYAAVFFLGATNAIIVQPIVAVERTVFYRERAAGMYSALAYAFAQVSIELIYIPPLGLLYSLLLFPMIGFSWRADAFLWFFFFIVICFVYFVLYGMMVIALTPNHHIASILSSFFYNFWNLFAGFVIARPLIPVWWRWYYWGDPVSWTIYGIVSSQLGTKDDLVAIPGAGSLTVKQFLKDNLGFQHSFLGCVALAHLGFVLLFFLIFGYSIKYLNFQKK